Proteins co-encoded in one Oculatellaceae cyanobacterium genomic window:
- a CDS encoding NUDIX hydrolase translates to MQNIQKWNLLNSQLVFDNKWCRIRQDEIELPNGQVIKDFFVNIRPDIAIILAVTPKQEIVFVRQYRHGIREILLELPAGAFYGEKESSIVAAARELEEETGYVAEQLIEIATLYDNPVKDTNKIFVFLAENAQSTGKQSLDITEEIEVVLIPLEQVINQVCQGKISVSGTVAAIFLGLNFLAQP, encoded by the coding sequence ATGCAAAATATCCAAAAATGGAATTTATTAAATTCTCAACTGGTATTTGACAACAAATGGTGTCGCATTAGGCAAGATGAAATAGAATTACCCAACGGTCAAGTAATTAAAGATTTTTTTGTCAATATTAGACCAGATATTGCTATTATTTTAGCAGTTACCCCAAAGCAAGAGATTGTCTTTGTACGCCAATATAGGCATGGAATAAGGGAAATTTTATTAGAACTACCTGCTGGAGCGTTTTACGGCGAGAAAGAAAGTAGCATAGTTGCAGCAGCTAGAGAATTAGAAGAGGAAACAGGTTATGTTGCCGAGCAATTGATTGAAATAGCAACTTTATATGATAATCCGGTTAAAGATACCAATAAAATTTTTGTATTTCTAGCTGAAAATGCTCAATCAACAGGAAAGCAAAGCCTAGATATCACAGAAGAAATTGAGGTAGTATTAATTCCCCTGGAACAAGTAATTAATCAGGTTTGCCAAGGTAAAATTTCTGTTTCTGGTACAGTTGCTGCCATTTTTTTAGGATTGAATTTCCTAGCTCAACCTTAA